TAAAAGGAGGGTGTTAATGTAAAAACAAACTATTTGCATAAACTTCCGTAACCATAATTAAAGTATGACATTAGTAGGTTGCGTGTAGGCAAAATTTTAGGAACAAATTGGTTAGCAAACTAAACCATCCAAACTACCGTTGATCCTCTGTGTCCAATAAGTATCGTCACCCCTCTCTTGCTGCCACGTGTCCTTTTTACcacttttttaatatttttatttttaaattaattatataataatgaacCGCTGAATTTCTCCAATCTAGACTGAGGTAATACCTATGTCAAAAGCTCATTGTGTGGGGCTTCCTAACTTCTCCAATAAACCTAGTTTAGTCCGTCTTCCTCCAAACCAGACTCCTATTAAGATCTCCTGTTAAGTCGGCCCAGCTTTAAGCGGTTCAAAAATCAGATTTTCCTTGAATTTCGATTTTAATCTCGTCATCCGGCCCAGTCCGAAAGGAAAAGAGCAGTAAGCTCCTTTACTTGGAGGGACCCACCGCATGCGTTTCAGAAGGAATCGATGGTAGTAACACATGAATTAGGAATCTGATCGTTATACGTGACTAGCAGATAAAAAGAAACagataaaaagagaaaatattcTCCTTTAAATCTAAGTGTTTTCTCAAACTTACAGAACtcttgtaaaattttatttttctgaataTCAGATCGtcacatattttaaaatttttaataaaataataaattttaattataataaaatactattcatattaaaatattatttttatataataaaattttatattttattttatttataattttatcaatttcatAATTTACTGAAGAAATTATCTAATCAACTCAATATTCTCTATTATTTTACAAATTTGTAGAAACACGAATTGAACGGTATCATTTTTTATTcccattattattttaaaaccaAAATTTACCTAACTTCCATTGTATACAGCCTGTGTCATCTCCCATGACTTTTCACAGTTTCCACTCACCTAGATAACAGCTAAACAAAGCTAACCAATCTAAGGGCATTGTGGTCAATTTATATGCTCGCCACCACTACGACTCTGTCAGTTTAACGAGAAAAGCCGTCGGCTTCTTACGTTTGCTGGTGGAGACCGCCTAACAGAAAACTAATCGCTCCTATAACTAGCTGTAATGAAGGGCATTAATGTCATTCTGATATGATGTGGGACCCTTTTTTGTTATGCATTGGAGGAGTTTTCATGATATGATGGGCCTACCATTGCCTTCCTCACGCTCTCATTGGTTTTGATAAACCAGGCGTTGTGGTTAAGCGTGGATAAGGTTTCACGCAGGAAGTGGTTGAGTTAACAAGCCCGTATAAACTAAAGCGTATGTTGTGGCCTAGTTAATCACCGTTCAAATCTCTGAAAAGCCAGAAACCGCGCGATCAGAGGACGATCAAGCGGCGAAAATCTCAAGCCAAACATACTCCTGCGGGAACGCTTGggaatttcaaattaaaaaataataataaaataaaagccaCAGAGAGCTAATAACTAGTTGGAATTTGCAAGCTTTCTCCCTTATATTCATCAGAATCGCCTCTCAACCCAATAAGAGAAGGGaacgctctctctctctctctccgtcTGGTGCGTTTCTCAACCCCATAAGAGAAAGgaaagctctctctctctctcctccttAATTTCTCCATTAATTCTTTTATGTCTCATGCGTTTCTCAACCCATAAGAGAAAGggactctctctctttcttaatTTCTCCATTAATTCTTTGGTGTCTTATGCGTTTCTGTAAGCATCTACCCCCCTCCACAAAGCAGTGAGACAGAAAATGGCTTATGGTTTCTCCAGCGGTGGCTCAGATTTCTACACCGGCATCATGGGTAGATCCATAACCAACATGAATTCCAACAACCCATCACAACCTTCATATAGAACCCAACTGTCTCAAGTGTTTCTAGATCCTACCTCTCAGATCGCTCAACACCAAACATCCACCACGAACTTTACTGCCCAAAGCGTAATTGGCAAGCGATCGCTGGCCGATTTCCAAGCACATCAACAGCAACTACAGCAGCCAAACCCAAACCTAAACCCAGCACTGAATGGTCTCCTTCGGTCCGTGAAGCCTAGGATGTATCAACACACATCCCCAATCTCCACTCTCTCCCCCATCGAATTATCGGTTAACATGGCTTCAGAACTACCCTCCTTGTCTCGGCGTTATGGTATGCCTCTTCTTCAACAGCTCAGGCCCCAGCCCATCAATCTTGGGCCCGGACCCACCATTCACTCAACCAACCACGCCGCTTCTGCTGTTCCTCACATGAACACGCTACAACAACAAAACAGAGGAGTAGTTATTGGAGGACATGAGTCaaaaaagaagatgatgaatCGACTACAGGAGCTGGAGAAGGAGCTTTTGGATGACAACGAGGACGAGGAAGGAGATGCGGTTTCGGTGATTACTAACACTAACAGCGAGTGGTCAGAAACGATACAGAATCTCATCACCTCCTCAACCCCCAACCCGATTTCTCCATCACCTACTTCATCATcctcatcatcttcttcctcaaCATCGGTGACAACTCCCCACAATTGCTCGAGACAAACCCTACTAGACGCTGCTTCCGCCATTTACGAAGGCAAAAACGATGTTGCATGTGAGATCTTGACGAGGGTATCTCAGGTCTTGAACCCTAGAGTGAATTCGGAACATAGATTGATGGAGTACATGTTGATGGCACTCAAATCGCGGGTTAACCCTTTTGAGAATCCGCCGCCGGTGGCGGAGCTGTATAGTAAGGAGCATGTTAGTTCGACCCAGTTGCTTTATGAACTGTCTCCTTGTTTCAAACTTGGGTTCATGGCCGCTAATCTCGCAATTCTTGAGGCCACAGTAGACCAGCCGAACACCAGCAGCAGCGGGTTTCATGTTATTGATTTCGATATCGGCCAAGGATGCCAATACATGAATCTTTTGCACGCGCTTTCTGAGCGTATGAATGGGAAGCCTTCCACTGTGAAGATCACAGCTGTTGCCGATAATATAGGGGAAGAGAAAGAGAGGTTGAAGGTGGTTGGGAGTACCCTGAGTCAACTCGCAGAACAGTTTGGGGTGTCTTTACGTTTTAACGTTGTGAGTTGTAAGTTCGGTGAGTTGAGTCGTGAATCATTGGGTTGCGATCCTGAAGATCCTTTGGCTGTTAATTTTGCATTCAATCTGTACCGAATGCCAGATGAGAGTGTATCAACGGAGAACCCTCGAGACGAACTTCTGCGGCGCGTGAAGCGGCTAGCACCGTGCGTGGTGACTCTAGTGGAGCAAGAACTGAACACAAATACGGCTCCATTCATGGCGCGCGCGAACGAGGTCATTTCGTATTATGGAGCATTGTTTGAGTCGATTGAGTCGACAGTGCAGAGGGAAAACTCAGAGAGAGTGAAGGTGGAAGAAGGACTGGGTCGGAAACTCGCCAACTCGGTTGCTTGTGAAGGTAGGGAGCGCGTGGAAAGATGCGAAGTGTTTGGGAAATGGCGGGCTCGAATGGGAATGGCAGGGTTCGAGTTGAAGCCGCTGAGTCAAAAGGTGACAGAGTCTATGAAAGGTAGACTGAGTTCTGGGAAGCGGGTGAACCCGGGCTTCACAGTTAAAGAAGAGCATGGTGGGGTTAGTTTCGGTTGGATGGGAAAAACTCTCACCTTCGCATCTGCTTGGAGTTAACTTCACTCACTTTTCTTTTTgctaatattattaattgttatattagtatttttaactgttttttttttttttttcctgataaAATGGAAAAGCAAAGGaggaaggaaaaaaataataataaaaccgaGTGATTTCATTTGAGGAAAATTCTTTCCAGTGcgattattaatattatttgttTATGTGCGTGTGAAAGAAAGAATGAAAGCAAAAGTGTTTGGTGTATGGTAGCTGAGTTGTAATTAAATTAGCAGTTGAGGGCTCCACTTTGAAGATTATTCTACGATTTCAGTGGGACTTTATTTTGAGTATACGTATATTTCAATTTTAGGACGATCCTGGTCCTCTTTGTATTCTATAACAGATATTCTTATTTATAAATGATATTTATAGGGTAGGCTTTCATATGCTTGCGTTACAaactcttttgttttttttttttttggtcgaaCCTTGTAACAAGATTTCTTgtgcatataaaaaaataatattaagtgCTATGCTTTATTAGtattttcaatattatatttttttctcgaTGACAACTTATTTTTTCTATCGGTAATGAATTCTACACTTATTATTTTTCAAGCGGCAAAACGAATtagttagttaattttttataatgtaattaaatttttatttttcaccaaGAAAAGGCAGGgagagaaagaaaaaacaaaggAATAAGGAAGGTTTTGAGTTGTGTTCTCACTGCTGATTGGGAGTTTTGACCTTGACTTTCACTTTTGCTCAGCGTTATTTAGGGTTCACAAGACTTGTTTTGAAGGTCGCCATTGGATCTAGTATTAGTTTTCTAATTGATTGTGAGGTTTTTATTCCGTTTTGTTATGTATTGTTTGTGTATGTATTTGGCTCTAGTCACGTTTGGCGGTATTCGATGAATGTTGATTGATAACTTTTCGGTGTTGATGACTGGTGAGACTCTGTTGACAGTTCTATGGCTCTAACAGATTGAAAACGCCATATGACCTAACCGTCTCTCTTTAGATAGTCGACGGTGAATTCTTAAGATCTCTAGTTAGTTGTATGTGGTAATCGTGTCTGACAGATTTTTCATGTGATTTATGCATGATGGACTTGGTTGGTCTGttctctcattttttattatctctcttcttttaaattttaattgaatttttgatCATTTAGTTTGCATGTTTATGATTGGACGATTTGACAATAATTCTCGTTTACACATGAATTTTTGAATTGTCAATTGGTTTGCTCCCAATTTCGGTAAAATATCTATGCAGTAATATTAATCAATTAGTCTATTAGTTGGACAGTTTACACATGAATTTTTGAATTGTCAATTGGTTTGCTCCCGTTTTCGGTGAGATATCTGTGCAGTGATATTAATCAATTAGTGTGTTAATTGGACAGTACTGATCAATCAacgaaataaaatttaaaaccgtcttttaaatttagattataCTATTAGATTtgatattgatttttattttagtatattGTAGTTTGAATTAGGTATAtatagatttttatttaaattttgatttgtattttacattttatttgctgaacttttaatgtaattttacatatgtaataaaaaaatgagtttattttattttatttttctataaaatattaattaattaaaggaaGTTAACAAAATATGCGGAAGTAACTACTCAGGAGAAATTGATTTATTTGTAACACGTATGTGTCGTTGGTGGTAGTGCTACCAAACGGGATGTGACATGGATCTGAACCTTTTTCTTCGttggaaatttatttttatttttattatgaaattgagtatttaaatataaatttataaaactaatttaattatattaataataactcATATCATGTAGCAATCttcttaatataatatatattatatgtcTGAATCAGAATATATACTATAATTACCATCTATCTTCatgtatatattaatttacTTGAGCTTTTTATTTTACTGCTAAAAAGAAtgataattaatgataatattttacttatgtttttctaattaaatttaaaataaatatatcctCATTCTACTATGTAATTCATGTAACTCTAATAAAATACATTCCACACTTACTTATGAAATTCAtgacttaattatgaaaaatgaatTTCTAGTTAAAACCtacaatttttcattaataataccCCAAAAGCATATTTATAtttctatatatattaatattaaatttctatctcaataatttaaatttcattaacttttttaaaaatttataaaattttaatcacaataaactattatttatattataatattattttttaataacattttatattttatctataattttttattttatctaattttatttcTACCTTATAAAATTTACAACTTTCTATTATTATCTCAATagtcaatttaattattgattatttatactaatttaaatattgataTCGAAAAGATTGCAAAGCAAGATCGTaaactcaataaaaaaatataatgtgtATAACATTGCACCTAGTAAATTATAGTTTACTGATTAAAAATCtcactaaaattaaaatctatgaaatatttaaatttataaaaattatgagtatTAAATGTAAATTAGTTATATAAGAAATGATTTATTCagatttttttgttttataaaaatttagaatatagtaaataaaattaagaatataattataaaataaattattaataatatgattaatttatatttaataaatttaaacattaaataaattataatattaatttagatatttaataaGTTGAATTGAATAATACGCGTATATAAATGCATATTAAGCTttaattataagtatttgccaGGCTTGATTTTGGATAAGATTTATTATCAAAGCATTACTCtagttattgaatttatttatttataaattatgtgatattaaaaaataaaaaaaatgaggtaataaagaaaaaggggtttagaaagaaaaatcaataatgAAATGAGATTGTTGGATTTGAAAGGCTGAACAGATGATACCAACAGTGTCACCAAAAGCAAGATAGAAGAATAATGTCCCAAGCTAAAGCCTAAAGGTAACTTACATGAAGGTAGAGTCAAAACCTTGTTTGTCTCTTCatctttgtattttattttctaggaaacttttcttcttctgcTGCTAACCATGGCATTCAAATCAATTGTTGCTTCTTCTTTTTTCATCATCTTTCACAATTCAATGAAAAACGACATAATTGCGATGCATATTTTTTTCTTACACTTTGCTCTtagcttttatttatatttttagtattttaattactcacaattatatgtattattaaatttattttgttaaatataaatatttaatttaatgattgttttattaaatatagGTAAACTATgcataaatatttaatcaaataattCCTTTTCATAATTCATTAACGTATATTATACCTCTGTTATGCTGCGATTTTCAAAACAAAATTCCCTTAAAAAGTttccaaaaattaaattatttaaaataacggCATAAAAATCCACCAGAGCATAAAAAGGGCCAAATCTTACGGCTCGTGTCACTCTCGTAATTTAATCGTATAAAGAGGGCATCAATGCACAGCCAAGTTACCGTTGGAACCCCGCTGCCGCCCGCCCTTCATATATTAGCAGGATGCCCATTTAGAAAAAAACCCATTTCGAAAAACTGTCGATAACACTGGAAATCTGAGATACTCGGTGAGGAATTTGGGAGACCGTCGGCCAAATAATATTGGGATAATAAGCAAGATATCTGTACCCGTATGTGAGTTTGCTCTTAATTTTACCCTTCATTACTTTCTCGTTCgttattttctttccctttcttcgATTCTTGTTGATTTTAGGGTTAGGCATTATGTTTTTAATGGAAACATGAAAAGCCcaaatgttaattttttttatatctcaCGATGTTGTTTAGGAGGCCCAAGAGAATACCAGAATTTTGGACGATTTGGAAATGTATGGTTAATGTTGTCCAATTTCTTTGAGTGCCTCATAAAAATGGTGTGGCATGCGTTGTTTCACAGGAAAAAAGCATGAAAGTTGTGCTTGGCGTTGGCGAAATTTAAAACTTGGGACTATGTGGATGCTATAATCACTTTTCTTAAGCACCCATCGGTCTCCTTATTATGTGCTGTTTCTAGTGTCCTTGTTTATTACACGACACATATTTGATGACGCTTTTTGGTGATTTAGAAAACGCCTTTACTTTCTTCTTTGAATTGATACTtcaatttcagtttattttgtttGGTTAAGTGGATGGAAAAAGTTAGAGAATATGATATGTCAGCACTGCCACTATCAATGTATTCATGACCTTTTCTtgataaattttactatttagtgacTTGCTTTATATGCCATGCTCAATAATTATAGATTTAGTACCCAAATAAGTTGTTTCAGTTTTGAATTCTGTAATTGCTCACTGACCTTTTGTTGTTCCTTACGtcctttgttttgttttttttttttgttctctaTTTTCTCTCCTTTTCCTTTTAATGTTCTGAAACTCTTAATGGGTCTTTTTATGTTCCATATCTATCATATCTCAGTCATTTTGCAGAACATAGACTTGAAACTTTCTCATAAGCTCTCACCAATGGCATCACGAGTTGGCGGAGTGGTTCAAGATCAGAATATAAATGTCCACTACAATGGTACCCTGTCTATTCCGTGGAGCTTTACTAACTCTATCCTTTTTTTATCTGGCTGTTTTGTGGTCTGACTTCATCTATTGCAGAAGCTTCTGTTGGCTGGAAGACTAATGTCTCCAAAGTGCTGCCGAGGAAAGGAGTGCTAGGTGGAAGGACACCACTTGGTGATCTGTCAAATTCACTGAAGCCTTCTCTGAATCAGGCATCAAAGAAGCATACCACTAGCATTTCCTCCTTAGCTGAGAAAGAGACTGGTTCCTCTTTAAATGCACTTGATGTGACCAAGAAGAAAAGTATGAAAGTGCAAACCAGTGGTAGGAAAGCGCTTTCTGACATATCAAATTCAGGGAAGCCAAACCTGAATGAGGGATCAAAGAAGAAGTGCAATACAAAGTTGAGTGTTGTGGCAGAGGAATCAATTGACGCCAATGCAATTGCGGATGAACGTTTTCTGCACAATCATCAGGAATGCATCAAAGCACAATCTAGACCTATGGACTTGGATCAGTTTCTTCAGACAATTGGATTAGACAATGGTAACCAAAAAGTTGACACTTTCATATGTAAttattatgtttattttttttcccagTAAAATAATTCACATATTTTGTTTTCTTGTCCAGTGTTCCCCAAACTGCCGGCAAATCGTATGTCAATTAAGGTGAAGTTCTGTCTGATGTTCTCATCTTAAGCGTTTTTTTGGGAGTAAACTTTGTTTCACAGATTATCTGAGTATATAGTTTGCATTACAGGCTCCGAGTCCCCCAAGGCACTTGGAACTGGAAGAGATGACTGACCAGCTGTTTGAGGATCAATCCTGGAAACGCAAGCAGTCTAGAAAACATGACTCTCCGCCTGCTACTCCAAGATCACCAAAGCATTATATGCACCTTGACTACAACTTCAAGTTGTTAGAATCCCCATAGATGCCAAAGCATTGATTTGCCTGTCATCAATGCCTCTCTGGATAAATAGGAAATTTTTTGTTTGCGGCAGTCATGTGATTTCAATCTTTTTGCCTTCTTGTTAGGATGGAATGGAATTTATGCCTGATATGGGCAGTACTATTACATGAATCCAATTTTCATCTGGGAAAAGCAATCTTTTTCTCAACAATGCCTTTGCCATTTGATCCAATAGCTTTCTGTTAGATAGGAACAGATTTGATAAATGCCCATAATTCTCAGATAGAGTATTAAAACAGAAAAATCTATTAGATAATGAGCTATTGATTCTAAGCCATCTCCGGCGATGAATCAATAATTCGAAGTGCCTTTCTTGCGTTTTATATATAGATGTAAGAGGATTGTTTACGAAATAAACTATTGTGAAATATCCCAAAACTAGTATAATGACAATACAACTCCATTCCTGTTCCTTTTGTAACTTTATATGCAGTGATAGTCTTAGTACTGATTGAAGCAAATATCCTTATTTTATCTGCTACTAGTTGTTTTCCCTTGCCCCCTCTTAGTTTCTTGGTAGGAAAAAAGGAGACGGAGggttaacttttaaaaaaatcagaTAATTTTTGCTactgaataaaaaaatagagaaaaggaAAGGTGTCCCTCCATCAATATTAGATAATTGCTTGCAACCTCATGTGCATCTTTCCAGGGCGTTTTGtcaatttagaaattttaaattttaaatttataaattagggactagagaaaaaatatttgtaaatttaGGATTGAGGTGCCATGCGGGAAGCTGAAGATTGTGTTTGATACCTGTTTAAGTAGCTCCAgacattcttttattttttaaattgtggtCTGACGGCATTTAAAGTGACGCCATaccataatttatttattttttattttttaattattaatatattataataaaataattaataaaaaataaattaattaattaatatgaatataatttataaaaattaaatttactttattcaactgctatttagaattataaaataaaattatgttgtGATTAAATGATATATGCAATAACccgattgtttataatttatcaaagataataaatttaattaatttattctacgattaaattaattaattaattaatttctctttgataaattataaataactgTGTTTTCATATAATAtctaatagtaaaataatataattattttaaatattttatatgaattatttataatttattaaaaataaaaaataactaaattaaataattaatccaGTCAAACGATCCTATATAGATTTAATAGcagtataatattataattttaaatatttttatgtgcaattcctttattattaatttttatagtatttttatatgttaaaaatatttttataaaatataataattatttataactagttttagtattttgtaaagttatgaaataacattaaatgtgtataaaaatattgatactatttaattatagaattattgtattaatctattaaaataataaaaaaatttatgactGAACAAATATATACGATATGATTGAATTATATTTATACATCTAATCGCAACATAATACCAATTTTATAATTCTGAAATTATATAATtccagtaattttttatttaaatattaatatattaaaattataaaaatatttattattataaaaatataatataaataatattttaaataaatataatataaatatattattaatttaataattttatttatattatatttttttaattataaattttttataatatattttattaattttatta
This Manihot esculenta cultivar AM560-2 chromosome 6, M.esculenta_v8, whole genome shotgun sequence DNA region includes the following protein-coding sequences:
- the LOC110617377 gene encoding scarecrow-like protein 8 gives rise to the protein MAYGFSSGGSDFYTGIMGRSITNMNSNNPSQPSYRTQLSQVFLDPTSQIAQHQTSTTNFTAQSVIGKRSLADFQAHQQQLQQPNPNLNPALNGLLRSVKPRMYQHTSPISTLSPIELSVNMASELPSLSRRYGMPLLQQLRPQPINLGPGPTIHSTNHAASAVPHMNTLQQQNRGVVIGGHESKKKMMNRLQELEKELLDDNEDEEGDAVSVITNTNSEWSETIQNLITSSTPNPISPSPTSSSSSSSSSTSVTTPHNCSRQTLLDAASAIYEGKNDVACEILTRVSQVLNPRVNSEHRLMEYMLMALKSRVNPFENPPPVAELYSKEHVSSTQLLYELSPCFKLGFMAANLAILEATVDQPNTSSSGFHVIDFDIGQGCQYMNLLHALSERMNGKPSTVKITAVADNIGEEKERLKVVGSTLSQLAEQFGVSLRFNVVSCKFGELSRESLGCDPEDPLAVNFAFNLYRMPDESVSTENPRDELLRRVKRLAPCVVTLVEQELNTNTAPFMARANEVISYYGALFESIESTVQRENSERVKVEEGLGRKLANSVACEGRERVERCEVFGKWRARMGMAGFELKPLSQKVTESMKGRLSSGKRVNPGFTVKEEHGGVSFGWMGKTLTFASAWS
- the LOC110616964 gene encoding uncharacterized protein LOC110616964, translating into MASRVGGVVQDQNINVHYNEASVGWKTNVSKVLPRKGVLGGRTPLGDLSNSLKPSLNQASKKHTTSISSLAEKETGSSLNALDVTKKKSMKVQTSGRKALSDISNSGKPNLNEGSKKKCNTKLSVVAEESIDANAIADERFLHNHQECIKAQSRPMDLDQFLQTIGLDNVFPKLPANRMSIKAPSPPRHLELEEMTDQLFEDQSWKRKQSRKHDSPPATPRSPKHYMHLDYNFKLLESP